Proteins encoded by one window of Gemmatimonadota bacterium:
- a CDS encoding copper chaperone PCu(A)C: MKAGWTVVAMASVLLPGCRRAPEVTGASAAVGDVTIRDGVAWGLASSRSSTIGFRASAAVADTLIAVESPDGLATLHTTLDGRMVDLTALPVAGGATEVLGGGGAHIMLTEATHGYAAGDSVRIVLQWARSGRVAFSVPLRNYSDASGLLGR, from the coding sequence ATGAAGGCTGGATGGACTGTCGTGGCGATGGCCAGTGTGCTCCTGCCCGGCTGTCGGCGGGCCCCCGAGGTCACCGGGGCGAGTGCCGCGGTGGGGGATGTCACCATCCGTGACGGAGTCGCCTGGGGGCTCGCCTCGAGCCGAAGTTCGACGATTGGGTTCCGCGCCTCTGCCGCCGTGGCCGACACGCTGATCGCCGTGGAGAGCCCCGACGGCCTCGCCACGCTGCACACGACGCTCGACGGCCGGATGGTGGACCTGACGGCCCTGCCCGTGGCGGGCGGTGCCACGGAGGTGCTGGGCGGGGGTGGTGCGCACATCATGCTCACGGAGGCGACGCACGGCTATGCGGCCGGCGATTCCGTGCGGATCGTGCTCCAGTGGGCACGGAGCGGGCGAGTGGCCTTCTCCGTGCCCCTGCGGAACTACTCCGATGCCTCGGGGCTGCTCGGCCGCTGA
- a CDS encoding ABC transporter ATP-binding protein, translated as MTSAVQLVELRKTYPGSTTPALDGISLDVPAGSIYGILGPNGAGKTTTIGICTTRVRPSGGTATVAGRSVVDDAVAVRRAIGVAAQALTLDRSCSVSQNIYFHCRYFGVGHAEAKRRTAELLERFRIADRADAMPMTLSGGLAQRVQLARAIAHRPSVLFLDEPTAGLDPQSRLALWDLVRGLITEGITVVLTTHYMEEADQLCDRLAVVDHGRLLAEGTPTSLKQEAGGNAVVDVHFAGSRDEAQRVVAAVAGVREVHPTDAGLRILVEPDGAGVPRVVAAVAAFGLTDLKVVEPSLETVFIGLTGRDLRE; from the coding sequence ATGACCAGCGCGGTCCAGCTCGTCGAGCTGCGAAAGACCTACCCCGGTTCCACGACCCCAGCACTCGACGGCATCTCCCTCGACGTCCCTGCCGGCTCGATCTATGGCATCCTCGGCCCGAATGGCGCGGGGAAGACCACCACGATCGGGATCTGCACCACCCGCGTCCGCCCGAGTGGCGGCACCGCCACCGTCGCAGGCCGCTCGGTCGTCGATGACGCCGTGGCCGTTCGCCGAGCCATCGGCGTCGCCGCGCAGGCGCTGACACTGGACCGCTCCTGCAGTGTCTCCCAGAACATCTACTTCCATTGCCGCTATTTCGGCGTCGGGCATGCCGAGGCGAAGCGCCGGACGGCCGAGCTGTTGGAGCGCTTTCGTATCGCCGATCGTGCCGATGCCATGCCGATGACACTTTCGGGTGGCCTCGCACAGCGCGTCCAGCTTGCCCGCGCGATCGCGCACCGCCCCAGTGTCCTCTTCCTCGACGAGCCCACCGCCGGCCTCGATCCGCAAAGCCGCCTGGCCCTGTGGGATCTGGTGCGAGGTCTGATCACCGAAGGGATCACGGTGGTGCTCACCACGCACTACATGGAGGAGGCCGACCAGCTCTGCGATCGGCTCGCCGTCGTCGACCATGGTCGACTCCTCGCCGAGGGGACGCCAACCTCGTTGAAGCAGGAGGCTGGCGGCAACGCCGTGGTCGATGTCCACTTTGCGGGATCGCGCGACGAGGCGCAGCGCGTGGTGGCCGCGGTGGCCGGGGTGCGCGAAGTCCACCCCACCGACGCGGGGCTGCGGATACTGGTCGAGCCGGACGGCGCGGGAGTGCCTCGCGTGGTCGCCGCGGTCGCGGCCTTCGGCTTGACGGACCTCAAGGTGGTCGAGCCGTCGCTCGAGACCGTCTTCATCGGACTGACCGGACGCGATCTCCGTGAGTAG
- a CDS encoding ABC transporter permease → MSSTPGGTFASVLGLWSRDLAVLRRELFPFILRVVANPLLTVFVFTYVLPKSGQSMPTAAAAGSFATVLVPGLVAVAMMFTAISAVALPLSVELGATREIEDRVLAPIPLGTVPLAKVAFGAFQGILAGAAIFPILLVLPATEVHVRVASWPMLIAMLLLASWTAAALGLFLGTAIRPQQIGLMFAVVLTPMTFLGCVYYPWAALHAIPWLQAVVLVNPLVYMTEGLRIALTPDVPHLSPVVTAVMLALLGAGLTRLGVRGFIRRVIA, encoded by the coding sequence GTGAGTAGTACACCTGGCGGCACCTTCGCGTCGGTCCTCGGCCTCTGGTCGCGCGACCTCGCCGTGCTGCGGCGCGAGCTCTTCCCGTTCATCCTCCGGGTCGTCGCCAATCCGCTGCTCACCGTCTTCGTCTTCACCTACGTGTTGCCGAAGAGCGGCCAGTCGATGCCGACCGCTGCGGCGGCGGGTTCCTTCGCGACGGTGCTGGTCCCCGGGCTGGTGGCCGTCGCGATGATGTTCACGGCGATCTCCGCAGTGGCGTTGCCATTGAGCGTGGAACTCGGCGCAACCCGGGAGATCGAGGACCGCGTGCTGGCCCCGATTCCACTGGGCACGGTCCCGTTGGCGAAGGTGGCCTTCGGTGCCTTCCAGGGCATCCTCGCCGGGGCGGCGATCTTCCCGATCCTCTTGGTCCTCCCCGCGACCGAAGTGCACGTGCGGGTCGCGAGCTGGCCGATGTTGATCGCGATGCTGCTGCTGGCGAGCTGGACCGCCGCCGCCCTCGGCCTCTTCCTCGGCACCGCGATCCGGCCGCAGCAGATCGGATTGATGTTCGCCGTGGTGCTGACGCCAATGACCTTCCTGGGCTGCGTCTACTACCCGTGGGCCGCGCTCCACGCGATACCGTGGCTGCAAGCCGTGGTGCTGGTCAACCCGCTGGTGTACATGACCGAGGGGCTGCGGATCGCCCTCACGCCGGACGTCCCGCACCTCTCCCCGGTCGTCACGGCGGTGATGCTGGCGCTCCTCGGCGCGGGGCTCACCCGACTCGGGGTCCGCGGCTTCATCCGGCGAGTGATCGCCTAG
- a CDS encoding transmembrane domain-containing protein, whose product MRLAPWFVLPALLLACAPEPETPTTPVLPPPPPAAARGHWSDSLTWAPGLMPVAGADVTIPVGDTVELDVSPPRLNRLTILGALVVAPGRDIQLTAHEVHVRGTFRIGTEAAPYTRRFTLTLTGVPDGVVTALGSKVLAVFPGGTLDIHGEQRLGWTRLAATAPPGATTLSLLEPTNWRIGDRVVVASTDFDPAEAEEAVVTAATPTSVTLDRALRHEHWGTVQQVAGRSVDERAEVGLLTRNITVQGDSSSSNGFGGHLIIFSGGTARIEGASFTSMGQSGLVGHYPLHWHMAGDVTGQYIRDVAIWHTFNRCLTIHGTDRAVAQRNVCYDHLGHGYFLEDGAETGNTIEGNLGLSARTPAANVRILASDANPATFWLTNPDNTVRRNVAAGSVGFGFWYALPAAPTGFSTGQPDRPRNTPLAEFSDNVAHSNRRPGLNVDDGPKPDGTTETTSFNPRAGAVSNGAPVVATFRNFSAWKHTSRAVWLRGSSQRLDNAVLADNLIGATFASSETFFENSLVVGESGNVTPSPNASFPIRGYEFYDGTVGATNVTFANFVTTPTRPASALGYNRRNGFPISQLNFGTALRLVNANGAYLEPAQADKDGDKSALFRDIDGGLTGTPGMTVIADVPLLVSPGCVKRVEWNAWQCANRFLGLNIDSEGNEPVAPMSLRRDDAATVSLVGVPGNLKTVRMSVPMGRRFELAWVTAIPRRLKLTLQRGDVGDWIQVAIPYQAGIPFSVVRDFGTSTPLPAAASLAEVVNGSGDRYYWDAATSILHAKLFIRSGRTSTTLQVIG is encoded by the coding sequence GTGCGCCTCGCCCCGTGGTTCGTGCTGCCGGCGTTGCTGCTCGCGTGCGCGCCGGAACCGGAAACGCCGACGACCCCCGTGCTGCCCCCGCCACCACCCGCGGCGGCCCGCGGCCACTGGTCCGATTCGCTGACCTGGGCCCCCGGCCTCATGCCGGTCGCGGGTGCGGATGTCACGATTCCCGTCGGCGACACCGTCGAACTCGATGTCTCCCCGCCGCGCCTCAATCGGCTCACCATCCTCGGCGCATTGGTGGTGGCGCCTGGGCGAGACATCCAACTCACCGCGCACGAGGTGCACGTCCGCGGCACGTTCCGGATCGGTACTGAGGCCGCGCCCTACACCAGGCGATTCACCCTCACGCTGACCGGGGTCCCCGACGGCGTGGTTACCGCACTGGGCAGCAAGGTGCTGGCGGTCTTTCCCGGCGGCACGCTCGATATCCACGGCGAGCAGCGCCTCGGCTGGACCCGATTGGCAGCGACCGCGCCTCCGGGCGCGACCACCCTCTCGCTCCTCGAGCCCACGAATTGGCGGATCGGTGACCGGGTCGTGGTGGCGTCGACCGACTTCGATCCCGCCGAGGCCGAAGAGGCGGTGGTGACGGCTGCCACGCCGACGAGCGTGACGCTGGACCGCGCGCTTCGGCACGAGCACTGGGGCACGGTGCAGCAGGTCGCCGGGCGGAGCGTCGATGAGCGGGCCGAAGTGGGCCTGCTGACCCGCAACATCACGGTGCAGGGTGACTCGAGCTCGAGCAACGGGTTCGGTGGCCACTTGATCATCTTCTCAGGCGGCACCGCGCGCATCGAGGGCGCCAGCTTCACCTCGATGGGGCAGAGCGGCCTGGTGGGCCACTATCCGTTGCACTGGCACATGGCAGGCGACGTCACCGGGCAGTACATCCGCGACGTGGCCATCTGGCACACCTTCAATCGCTGCCTGACCATCCACGGCACCGATCGCGCGGTGGCCCAGCGCAACGTCTGCTACGACCACCTCGGGCACGGTTACTTCCTCGAGGACGGCGCCGAGACCGGCAACACGATCGAGGGGAACCTCGGACTCTCGGCGCGCACGCCGGCGGCGAACGTCCGCATCCTCGCCTCGGATGCGAACCCGGCCACCTTCTGGCTGACGAACCCCGACAACACCGTCCGGCGGAATGTCGCGGCCGGCTCGGTCGGCTTCGGCTTCTGGTACGCGCTGCCGGCGGCTCCCACCGGTTTCTCCACGGGGCAGCCCGATCGGCCCCGCAACACGCCGCTCGCCGAATTCAGTGACAACGTGGCGCACTCGAACCGCCGCCCTGGCCTCAACGTCGACGATGGACCGAAGCCGGACGGCACGACGGAGACAACCTCGTTCAACCCGCGCGCCGGCGCGGTGAGCAACGGGGCACCCGTGGTGGCGACCTTCCGGAACTTCTCCGCGTGGAAGCACACCTCGCGGGCCGTCTGGCTGCGTGGCTCGTCGCAGCGCCTCGACAACGCCGTCCTCGCCGACAATCTGATCGGGGCGACGTTCGCCTCGTCGGAGACCTTCTTCGAGAATTCGCTGGTGGTCGGCGAGTCCGGCAACGTCACGCCCTCGCCGAACGCCAGTTTCCCGATCCGGGGCTACGAGTTCTACGACGGCACGGTGGGCGCGACCAACGTCACCTTCGCCAACTTCGTCACCACGCCGACGCGACCGGCGAGCGCACTCGGCTACAATCGCCGCAATGGCTTCCCGATCTCGCAGTTGAACTTCGGGACGGCGCTCCGCTTGGTGAATGCCAACGGTGCGTACCTTGAGCCGGCCCAGGCCGACAAGGACGGCGATAAGTCCGCGCTCTTCCGCGATATCGATGGCGGCCTCACCGGCACACCGGGGATGACCGTCATTGCCGACGTCCCGCTGCTCGTCTCCCCAGGCTGCGTCAAGCGCGTCGAGTGGAACGCCTGGCAGTGTGCCAACCGCTTCCTCGGCCTCAACATCGACAGCGAGGGGAATGAACCCGTCGCGCCGATGTCGCTGCGGCGTGACGATGCCGCCACCGTCTCGCTGGTTGGCGTCCCCGGCAATCTCAAGACGGTGCGGATGTCGGTGCCGATGGGCCGACGCTTCGAGTTGGCCTGGGTCACCGCCATTCCGAGGCGGTTGAAGCTCACGCTGCAGCGCGGCGACGTAGGCGACTGGATTCAGGTGGCCATTCCGTACCAGGCCGGGATTCCGTTCTCGGTGGTGCGCGACTTCGGGACCAGCACCCCGCTACCGGCCGCCGCCTCGCTCGCCGAGGTGGTGAACGGCTCGGGCGACCGGTACTACTGGGACGCGGCCACCTCGATCCTCCACGCCAAGCTCTTCATCCGCTCCGGGCGCACCAGCACCACGCTGCAGGTCATCGGCTAG
- a CDS encoding peptidase M14, translated as MLTRSLATLALLVVVAAPASAQQAPAALGSLAAAGSPKAPKVILNWDRFYDHAAIGEIGRRLQAAHPNTCRLSSIGKSFQGREMWLLTVTDFTKGDPDKKPAMYIDGNIHSNEVQGTEFSLYTAWYLCEMQGQNAWVDSLLATRTLYIVPTINPDGREHFIKQANTASSPRTGLVPRDNDGDGKVDEDQLDDLDGDGHITQMRRRNPNGRFIESPEDPRILIPVLPGQRGQWDLLGGEGLDNDGDGQINEDAVGGYDPNRNWPWRWQPQYVQGGADFYPTSLPETRAVIEFALAHPNIAGAQSYHNNGGMILRGPGSPQDEFRPQDVAVFDQIGRTGERILPGYRYMIVWKDLYIVWGGELDWFYGARGVVTFSNELWTSFKLFEKAETSTNRYDRTDYEFDRLLLFGDAFVPWKGFNHPQYGMVEIGGMKKNFGRTEPGFLMQAEAHRNMAFSLYQAWQMPQVEVDTITTRALGNGLTEVTAIVANRRLVPTHTQQDVENRISRPDYVTLTGGTVLTGYRVINPNTGASIEQPKSPARLELSNIPGNSVVTVKWIVRGGGPFTVTVDAEKGGSHSRTLR; from the coding sequence ATGCTCACGCGTTCCCTCGCCACGCTGGCGTTGCTCGTCGTGGTGGCCGCGCCGGCCTCTGCGCAACAGGCTCCCGCCGCGCTCGGCTCACTCGCCGCAGCCGGTTCTCCCAAGGCACCGAAGGTGATCCTCAACTGGGATCGCTTCTACGACCATGCCGCCATCGGCGAAATCGGCCGGCGGCTGCAAGCGGCCCACCCGAATACCTGCCGCCTCTCCTCGATCGGCAAGAGCTTCCAGGGCCGCGAGATGTGGCTGCTGACGGTGACCGACTTCACCAAGGGCGACCCCGACAAGAAGCCGGCGATGTACATCGACGGCAACATCCACTCGAACGAAGTCCAGGGCACCGAGTTCTCGCTCTACACGGCCTGGTATCTCTGCGAGATGCAGGGCCAGAACGCCTGGGTCGATTCACTGCTGGCGACGCGGACGCTCTACATCGTCCCGACCATCAACCCCGACGGTCGCGAGCACTTCATCAAGCAGGCCAACACCGCCTCCTCGCCGCGCACCGGGTTGGTGCCGCGCGACAACGACGGCGACGGCAAGGTGGATGAGGACCAGCTCGACGACCTCGACGGCGACGGCCACATCACCCAGATGCGGCGGCGCAACCCGAACGGTCGCTTCATCGAGAGCCCCGAAGACCCGCGCATCCTGATCCCGGTGCTGCCCGGGCAGCGTGGCCAATGGGACCTGCTCGGTGGCGAAGGGCTCGACAACGACGGCGACGGGCAGATCAACGAGGACGCGGTCGGCGGGTATGACCCGAACCGCAACTGGCCGTGGCGCTGGCAGCCGCAGTACGTGCAGGGCGGCGCGGACTTCTATCCGACCTCGCTCCCGGAGACCCGTGCCGTGATCGAGTTCGCACTGGCGCATCCGAACATTGCCGGCGCGCAGAGCTACCACAACAACGGCGGGATGATCCTCCGCGGGCCGGGGTCGCCGCAGGACGAGTTCCGCCCGCAGGACGTGGCCGTCTTCGACCAGATCGGGCGGACCGGCGAGCGCATTCTCCCGGGCTATCGCTACATGATCGTCTGGAAGGATCTCTACATCGTCTGGGGCGGCGAGCTTGACTGGTTCTATGGGGCCCGGGGCGTCGTGACCTTTTCCAACGAACTCTGGACCAGCTTCAAGCTGTTCGAGAAGGCGGAGACCAGCACCAACCGGTATGACCGGACCGACTACGAGTTCGACCGGCTGCTGCTGTTCGGCGATGCCTTCGTCCCCTGGAAGGGCTTCAACCATCCGCAGTATGGCATGGTCGAGATCGGCGGGATGAAGAAGAACTTCGGTCGCACCGAACCCGGCTTCCTGATGCAGGCCGAAGCGCATCGCAACATGGCGTTCTCGCTCTATCAGGCCTGGCAGATGCCACAGGTCGAAGTGGACACCATTACCACCCGCGCGCTCGGCAACGGCCTCACGGAGGTCACCGCCATCGTGGCGAACCGTCGTCTGGTGCCGACGCACACGCAGCAGGATGTCGAGAATCGGATCTCGCGCCCAGACTACGTCACGCTGACGGGGGGCACCGTGCTCACGGGCTACCGGGTCATCAATCCGAACACCGGCGCCTCGATCGAACAGCCCAAGTCCCCGGCTCGCCTCGAGTTGAGCAACATCCCGGGCAACTCGGTGGTGACCGTCAAGTGGATCGTCCGCGGCGGCGGGCCGTTCACGGTGACCGTCGACGCGGAGAAGGGTGGGTCGCACAGCCGCACGTTGCGCTGA
- a CDS encoding M28 family peptidase, producing the protein MRRRPSLLPLIAFLAACAGHSTTPGVAQAPRNVAVIPPAHPGCTPLPALDSVGLLRDVFRLAADSMRGRALGSLEGAKARDYLASRFDALGIATLPPGRLHRVPVIAAPRNNNIDHAFNVVGVIRGTAFPDQYIVVTAHYDHVGMGRAIDGDSLYNGADDNASGAAGLVALAAHFRKSPPKHSIVLAAVDGEERGMPGSRGFVDAPTVPLEKILVNVNMDMVGRNAKGEVYASGPGKYPQLLPLVKATAACSPVTTLIGHDTPAAGPGNDWTNQSDQGSFHRKGIPFVYFGVEDHPDYHKPSDTPERLMPGFYVGVIRTVADFIRRFDEARRWRGWRRPRELIRWRAAHDGESPSLPIRSRPHALHSLPSGHRAARRPERLRRWLRAHHPTCHHRQPHRPGGGADRRRHPVAAGHRSQRIRHHLDVGADADRPRAGQLHRHRPRGGGDTLRVQRPRHRPDRPSHGRRHRERHGHLHGLLRRAQPRHRGTAGRRPSDRAAHRPRRLHAEPHRLGNPPQPGPGELHDHCAVDRRSRCRLHGRQWTDRGQRRRDGDPHPHLFTGGECADQHGPHR; encoded by the coding sequence ATGCGTCGCCGCCCTTCCCTGCTCCCGCTGATTGCATTCCTTGCCGCCTGCGCCGGCCATTCGACCACGCCGGGCGTCGCGCAGGCTCCGCGCAACGTGGCCGTGATCCCGCCGGCCCATCCTGGCTGCACGCCGCTGCCGGCGCTCGACTCGGTCGGCCTGCTGCGCGACGTCTTCCGGCTCGCGGCCGATTCGATGCGCGGCCGCGCGCTGGGCTCCCTCGAAGGGGCCAAGGCCCGGGACTATCTCGCCTCGCGCTTCGACGCGCTGGGCATCGCGACGCTGCCCCCGGGGCGGTTGCACCGAGTGCCCGTGATCGCCGCGCCGCGCAACAACAACATCGACCATGCGTTCAATGTTGTTGGCGTGATCCGCGGCACGGCGTTTCCGGACCAGTACATCGTCGTGACCGCCCACTACGATCATGTCGGCATGGGGCGCGCCATCGACGGGGACTCGCTCTACAACGGCGCCGATGACAATGCCTCCGGGGCCGCCGGGCTGGTCGCGCTCGCGGCACACTTTCGGAAGTCTCCACCGAAGCACTCGATCGTGCTGGCCGCGGTCGACGGCGAAGAGCGCGGCATGCCCGGGAGCCGCGGCTTCGTCGATGCCCCGACAGTGCCGCTGGAGAAGATCCTCGTGAACGTGAACATGGACATGGTGGGTCGCAACGCGAAGGGCGAGGTCTACGCCTCCGGCCCGGGCAAGTACCCGCAGCTGCTGCCGCTGGTGAAGGCGACCGCTGCCTGCTCACCAGTCACCACGCTGATCGGTCACGACACGCCAGCGGCCGGTCCGGGCAACGACTGGACGAATCAGTCCGACCAGGGATCGTTCCACCGGAAGGGGATTCCGTTCGTCTACTTCGGCGTCGAGGATCACCCCGACTATCACAAGCCGAGCGACACGCCGGAGCGACTGATGCCGGGGTTCTATGTCGGCGTGATCCGCACCGTCGCGGATTTCATTCGTCGCTTCGACGAGGCGCGCCGGTGGCGCGGGTGGCGACGACCCCGTGAGCTGATTCGGTGGCGCGCTGCGCATGATGGGGAGAGCCCTTCTCTCCCCATCAGGAGTCGACCCCATGCGCTGCATTCGCTTCCCTCTGGCCATCGCGCTGCTCGCCGCCCTGAGCGCCTGCGGCGGTGGCTCCGAGCCCACCACCCCACCTGCCACCACCGGCAGCCTCACCGTCCAGGTGGTGGGGCTGACCGGAGGCGGCACCCCGTCGCTGCAGGTCACCGGTCCCAGCGGATTCGCCACCACCTTGACGTCGGCGCAGACGCTGACCGGCCTCGCGCCGGGCAGTTACACCGTCACCGCCCCCGCGGTGGCGGGGACACTCTACGCGTTCAGCGGCCCCGCCACCGCCCCGACCGCCCAAGTCACGGCAGGCGCCACCGCGAGCGTCACGGTCACCTACACGGCCTCCTCCGGCGCGCTCAACCTCGTCATCGAGGGACTGCCGGGCGGCGTCCTTCCGACCGTGCAGCTCACCGGCCCCGGCGGCTTCACGCAGAACCTCACCGCCTCGGCAACCCTCCCCAACCTGGTCCCGGGGAGCTACACGATCACTGCGCCGTTGACCGCCGATCTCGGTGTCGGCTACATGGCCGTCAGTGGACCGACCGAGGTCAGCGCCGGCGCGACGGCGACCCGCACCCTCACCTATTCACTGGCGGTGAATGCGCGGATCAGCACGGACCGCACCGATGA
- a CDS encoding multicopper oxidase domain-containing protein, whose amino-acid sequence MPSRTLLLALLLAGCGGKTAERPAETPPTDSRTAPTGASPAPMSHGEAKVNDPAVPLHRAADAPPRSTARRHAVRMTTSHMRHVIAPGVVYDGWAFDSVVPGPVVRVTVGDTVDFTIVNRAPIPHSMDFHAAEIAPSRAYVNVNPGDSLTFQFVARVPGAFMYHCGTAPVAAHIANGMYGAIVVDPARPLPAAREFVLVQSEFYLTPATGPDSLHALDWGQLLDLTPDHVVFNGVAGQYAAHPLAVAPGELVRFYVVNAGPNRGSAFHVVGGIFDRVRVGGFGLPLEGVQTFNVPVGGGVIFEARLTEPGIYPFVSHAFADATKGAVGMLRVGNPGPAAAGGH is encoded by the coding sequence ATGCCTTCGCGCACACTGCTGCTCGCCTTGCTCCTCGCTGGATGCGGCGGCAAGACCGCTGAGCGACCGGCCGAAACTCCACCGACGGATTCGCGGACCGCACCGACCGGCGCTTCCCCGGCGCCCATGTCGCACGGCGAGGCGAAGGTGAACGACCCGGCCGTCCCGTTGCACCGCGCCGCTGACGCCCCGCCGCGGAGCACGGCGCGCCGACACGCCGTGCGGATGACCACCTCGCACATGCGCCACGTGATTGCCCCCGGCGTCGTCTACGACGGTTGGGCTTTCGACTCGGTGGTGCCGGGGCCAGTGGTCCGCGTCACGGTTGGTGACACCGTGGATTTCACCATCGTGAATCGTGCGCCAATTCCGCACTCGATGGACTTCCACGCCGCCGAGATCGCACCCAGCCGGGCGTACGTGAACGTGAATCCTGGAGATTCTCTCACCTTCCAGTTTGTGGCCCGTGTGCCTGGCGCCTTCATGTACCACTGCGGCACGGCACCGGTGGCGGCGCATATCGCCAACGGGATGTACGGCGCGATCGTGGTGGACCCCGCTCGGCCGCTGCCTGCCGCACGCGAGTTCGTCCTCGTGCAGAGTGAGTTCTACTTGACTCCCGCAACGGGACCGGACTCGTTGCATGCACTCGACTGGGGGCAGCTGCTCGACCTGACGCCCGACCACGTGGTCTTCAACGGTGTCGCGGGACAGTACGCCGCCCACCCGCTGGCCGTCGCGCCAGGCGAGCTGGTCCGCTTCTACGTGGTGAACGCCGGTCCGAATCGCGGCTCGGCCTTCCACGTGGTCGGCGGGATCTTCGATCGGGTGCGTGTCGGCGGCTTTGGCCTGCCGCTGGAAGGTGTGCAGACCTTCAACGTCCCGGTCGGTGGTGGGGTGATCTTCGAGGCGCGACTGACGGAACCGGGGATCTACCCATTCGTCAGCCACGCGTTCGCCGATGCCACCAAGGGAGCGGTCGGGATGCTCCGCGTCGGCAACCCTGGTCCGGCAGCGGCGGGCGGCCACTAG
- the msrP gene encoding protein-methionine-sulfoxide reductase catalytic subunit MsrP, whose product MCEPLPRSPARADPPSPDIRTAEITDESLYLSRREWLASVGLAAVAITPGHVAALGRRWQQGGDLKPTSYKDITTYNNFYEFGTGKEDPAENAHTLRPRPWSVVVEGDVKKPGTYDLDVLLKGIPVVDRTYRHRCVEAWSMVIPWNGIQLKDLIAKLEPGPKAKYVEFHTLYDTTQMPLQKSDIMPWPYVEGLRLDEARNPLTLLATGIYGKSLMNQNGAPLRLVVPWKYGFKGGKSIVKIRFVEQQPRNSWQLLAPDEYGFFANVNPAVDHPRWSQARERRIGEFLRQPTLPFNGYAAQVASMYAGMDPRKLY is encoded by the coding sequence ATCTGTGAACCCCTCCCCCGGAGCCCTGCCCGTGCTGATCCGCCGTCCCCCGACATTCGCACCGCCGAGATCACCGACGAATCGCTCTACCTCTCCCGACGGGAGTGGTTGGCCTCAGTCGGACTCGCGGCCGTGGCGATCACCCCCGGTCACGTGGCGGCGCTGGGCCGTCGGTGGCAGCAGGGCGGGGATCTCAAGCCGACCTCGTACAAGGACATCACCACCTACAACAACTTCTACGAGTTCGGGACCGGGAAGGAAGATCCGGCCGAGAACGCGCACACCCTGCGTCCTCGTCCGTGGTCCGTCGTGGTCGAGGGCGATGTCAAGAAGCCCGGGACCTACGACCTCGATGTCCTGCTGAAGGGAATTCCCGTCGTGGACCGTACCTATCGCCATCGCTGCGTCGAAGCATGGTCGATGGTCATTCCCTGGAACGGGATCCAGCTCAAGGACCTCATCGCCAAGCTCGAGCCGGGGCCGAAGGCGAAGTACGTCGAATTCCACACGCTCTATGACACCACGCAGATGCCGTTGCAGAAGAGCGACATCATGCCGTGGCCCTATGTCGAAGGACTGCGGCTCGACGAAGCGCGCAACCCGCTGACGCTCCTCGCCACCGGCATCTACGGCAAGTCGTTGATGAACCAGAACGGCGCCCCGCTCCGGCTCGTGGTGCCGTGGAAGTACGGCTTCAAGGGCGGCAAGTCGATCGTCAAGATCCGCTTCGTGGAGCAGCAACCCCGCAACAGCTGGCAGCTGCTGGCGCCCGACGAGTACGGCTTCTTCGCCAACGTGAATCCCGCGGTCGACCACCCGCGCTGGAGTCAGGCGCGCGAGCGGCGGATCGGTGAGTTCCTCAGGCAACCGACGCTGCCGTTCAACGGCTACGCCGCGCAGGTGGCGTCGATGTATGCCGGGATGGATCCCCGCAAGCTCTACTGA
- a CDS encoding sulfoxide reductase heme-binding subunit YedZ, with product MTASQWIGRVVRPAVIIGGLGPGIYLGLGLLGITAIDLGANPAEKLEHFTGTTTLVLLLLSLAVTPLRKVTGINPLVRLRKPIGLWAFAYAVAHMGCYLVFDQSLLWGEIYYDILKRPYITVGFSAFLILLALALTSSAWAIRRLGKRWNTLHKAVYIAAVLGVLHYLWLVKLDTSTPIAFALVLIGLLAARISRRPPAHPRPTDTELVSPA from the coding sequence ATGACCGCCTCGCAGTGGATCGGCCGGGTCGTCCGCCCGGCCGTGATCATCGGTGGCCTCGGCCCCGGGATCTACCTGGGCCTCGGCCTCCTCGGGATCACCGCCATTGATCTTGGCGCCAACCCCGCCGAGAAGCTGGAGCATTTCACGGGAACGACGACCCTCGTCCTGTTGCTGCTCTCGCTCGCCGTCACACCCCTCCGAAAGGTCACCGGGATCAATCCCCTGGTCCGGCTCCGCAAACCGATCGGACTCTGGGCCTTCGCCTATGCAGTGGCGCACATGGGCTGCTACCTGGTGTTCGACCAGTCGCTGCTCTGGGGCGAGATCTACTACGACATTCTCAAGCGCCCCTACATCACGGTCGGTTTCTCCGCCTTCCTCATCCTCCTCGCGCTGGCGCTCACCTCCAGCGCCTGGGCGATTCGTCGCCTCGGCAAGCGCTGGAACACGCTGCACAAGGCGGTCTACATCGCGGCGGTGCTCGGGGTCTTGCACTACCTCTGGCTCGTGAAGCTGGACACCTCGACCCCGATCGCGTTTGCGCTCGTCCTGATCGGCCTGCTCGCGGCCCGGATCAGCCGTCGACCACCCGCCCATCCCCGACCGACCGACACGGAATTAGTTTCCCCGGCGTGA